A genomic segment from Pangasianodon hypophthalmus isolate fPanHyp1 chromosome 25, fPanHyp1.pri, whole genome shotgun sequence encodes:
- the LOC113540842 gene encoding GTPase IMAP family member 4-like, translating to METNKIAGMEVTVVDTPSWNWVPAEASSDELKQELKRSVEMLGEGPHAFLLVYPLGAAFLKRHKIAMEEHLELLGADVWNHTMVLFSRGDWLGEVTIEQHIEGAKAEFKWLLDQCKNRYHVLNNKVKTDEMQVIELLEKIQRMIRGKRKRSKENPPQMAGETPATAEYGETSGTQKKLK from the exons ATGGAAACGAACAAAATTGCAGGCATGGAAGTCACCGTGGTCGACACGCCAAGTTGGAACTGGGTTCCTGCAGAAGCCTCTTCAGATGAGCTTAAGCAGGAACTCAAGCGCAGTGTTGAGATGCTTGGTGAAGGGCCTCATGCATTTCTACTGGTTTATCCATTAGGGGCTGCGTTTCTGAAGAGACACAAAATTGCCATGGAAGAGCACTTGGAGCTTTTAGGTGCTGATGTCTGGAACCACACTATGGTCTTGTTCTCTCGGGGAGATTGGTTAGGAGAGGTCACTATTGAGCAACATATTGAAGGAGCAAAAGCAGAATTCAAGTGGTTGCTAGATCAGTGTAAGAATAGGTATCATGTTCTCAATAATAAGGTGAAGACTGATGAGATGCAGGTCATTGAACTCCTGGAGAAGATCCAAAGGATGATtcgaggaaaaagaaagaggagcaAGGAAAATCCACCTCAGA tgGCTGGAGAAACTCCTGCTACAGCTGAATATGGAGAAACCTCAGGCACTCAGAAGAAACTTAAATGA